One Senegalimassilia faecalis genomic window, GAAGACCCCCGGCTGTTTTCGCTGGCCAAGCAGGATTCTGTGCTGTTTTTCGAATCGCGAGAGCTTCCTTTGATAATCGATGAGGTGCAGCGCGTGCCCGAACTATTCTCGGCTGTCAAATGGGTGGTCGATCAGTCGCAGGAAAAGGGTCGGATAATCCTTACCGGCTCGCAAACGTATCACCTGATGAAGGGCGTAAGCGAATCGCTTGCCGGCCGCATCCGCATCATCGAGATGCCGTCTTTAAGCTTGCGCGAGCTGCTAGGCGTCGCCGAAGCACCGAATGGATTCGTTCCCCACAAAGTGAAATCTGCGGACATTACCTCGCTCCCGGAAGGCTTCGACATATGGGAGGCCATCCACAGGGGGTCGATGCCCGAGCTGCAAAACCCCGAGGTCGATTGGGATGCATATTACGCTGACTACGTGAGCGCGTATCTCGAGCGCGACGTGCGCGACCTGGTGAACGTCAAGGATGAGGCGAAGTTCTACAGCTTCATGGTTGCATGTGCAGCAAGGTCGGGGCAGCTGCTCAACGTTTCTGACATTAGCAACGACATCGACGTTGATCGCAAGACGGTCGATTCGTGGCTTTCGGTTTTACAAGCGTCGAATATCGTGCGTATCGTTGAGCCGTTTTGGCCGAATATCGGGAAAAGCCTCACCAAAACGCCTAAGCTATATTTTATGGATACGGGGCTGGTGTGCCATCTGACGCGCTGGACAACATCCGAGCAGCTCAAGGTGGGCGCTGTGGCGGGGCATGTTTTCGAAACATTCGTTGTCTCTGAGGTTTTGAAAAGCTATATGAACGCTGGGGCAAACATGCGTGACGTGTGGTTCTACCGCGATTCGAAGAAGCGGGAAATCGATCTGGTGATTCAGCAGGGGCACGTTTTGCATCCCGTCGAGATTAAAAAAGCAGCTATGGTAGGAAGTGACGCGGTGAAGAATTTCTCGTGCCTTGAGGCGTTGACCGGCTACGAGGTTGGCTTCGGAAACGTGGTATGCCTAAGTGCTGAGCCGTACATGATTACTCGCAACGTCCAGGCCATTCCGGTCTGGGCGATATAAACCTAGCTGTCCTGGGAAGCTAAATAGCGGTGAAAATTAGGAGTGCAACTCCCAATTTTCACCGCTATTCGTTTGCTTGACAGTGATGATTGCTGGCGAAGCTGGTTGCTTATTTGGCGGTTGCGCCTAAGGAAACGTTGCTCTCGGATGCATAAACCCGGGTCAATGGAGTATGTTGTCGTAACGCAAACGCCATTAAAGTTACGATAACGTTTGAACGATGCGGCTGGCTTCGTAGATAATCCGATTGCCTGTGTTGAATACTACGCCAGCGGAATACCTTTCAATAGTTTCAGCTATGCCTGAAACTATGGCCGGAAATGAAAGTAGTTTCAGGCACAACTGAAACGATAGTTAAATCTGGAAAAGTTTCAGTTGTAGTCGAAACTTTTCTCGATTCCGAAGGTAGTTTCAGTTGTAACCGAAATCATTGGCAAAGGCCGGAACAGTCTCGGCCGCAAACCGAAATTCTGGCCGAAATCCCCTACGGCTTCTGGATAGTTGCAGCTATCTACTCCCTAAAACCCAAGTGCTCTTCTAGGAAATGTCAAGGGTTTGTGACGATGCGTCGGTTGTGGGTTGACGTTTGCGGCGAAAGGACGATTATAGAGCGCGTTGAAAGCAACGGGCTTTCAACCGAGCGCCCCGGCGCTTGAAACTTTGCATCGCAAGATGCAAAACCGCTGGTCAAATGGCCGCAGCGCCGCGCCGCCAGCAAAACGTTAGGAAGTATGATGACCTGCACCAACCTGCACACCCCGCTGATTACCACCCTGCTGATTATGTAGGGTCCGGGTTGCGAAGTTGCTGCCCGAACCCTAATTCGGGCAGCTGATGGTCCTGCACGCCGGAGGCTGTTTGAGAAAAACGGCCTCCGGCTTTCTTTTGCGCCGATACGCGGCGCAGCGTTGCTCCCCACAACGTTGGCATTCCCTTTTAAGCATACTGCCATCACACACAGCCTGCTCATTTCTCGCCGAACCAGCCGCGCCGTTTTTCTCAAACAGCTTCCGATGATAACGGGATCGGTCGTCGGGAAGCGGCGGCGCCCTCAGGGTGTCGCACAGAGGAAAGGCAAGGAAATGGCGAATCCATCAACACGAAAGCCCCTGTTCGAAGGGGTGAAAAACACGCTCGCAAGCATGGGCGGCG contains:
- a CDS encoding ATP-binding protein; its protein translation is MYVHREVEATVDKTLKQGKVVLVTGARQVGKTTMLQQRFGDAFDYVSMEDPRLFSLAKQDSVLFFESRELPLIIDEVQRVPELFSAVKWVVDQSQEKGRIILTGSQTYHLMKGVSESLAGRIRIIEMPSLSLRELLGVAEAPNGFVPHKVKSADITSLPEGFDIWEAIHRGSMPELQNPEVDWDAYYADYVSAYLERDVRDLVNVKDEAKFYSFMVACAARSGQLLNVSDISNDIDVDRKTVDSWLSVLQASNIVRIVEPFWPNIGKSLTKTPKLYFMDTGLVCHLTRWTTSEQLKVGAVAGHVFETFVVSEVLKSYMNAGANMRDVWFYRDSKKREIDLVIQQGHVLHPVEIKKAAMVGSDAVKNFSCLEALTGYEVGFGNVVCLSAEPYMITRNVQAIPVWAI